CTCTAAATGCTCTAGGGTATGCTACAAACGACAATGATTGAAGTTTGATAGCCTCTAAAAGGAGATACAAATTGCATTCTTTTGatattttgtagtttttgaGGAGTTGGGAGTTACTCTATTCCATCTGTTGGGACACATAGTAAAAGGCGATTGCCATTTCCGAGTTTCCAGATAGTACATTAAAGGAGGTACAGTCATTCTTCAAGAAATATATACATGTTTCGCCATTTAATTCTTAAAGAAAAAAGTATTCCCCCAactgaacaacaaaaaaaccctTATCGATcatcatgcacacgacatttATGTGGGTTTCGTACTCAATATGGGCAATCTCTTCTCTTTAATGGTTCGATGAGTCCATTTGGGAGCCCAGCTCGCCCTCTACATCCATGGGTTTTATGGTTTTCTTCATTTAGAGTAGGGCTATCGATATCCCTACCAGAACAGCCTAAAACTGTACAACAAATCGCATATCGAAACCGGTATACCCGGCTGTGAGGATGTTACGGCTAAACAGAGGCACACCAAATAGTTGCACTGAAATTTTGCTGcacaattaaataatttgtaatttgttaGCTGGCCTGGCAATTTCGGGACAGATTTATAGCCAAAGGCATGCTCCGTCGCTGAACAGAACCAAGCAGCAccagggggtgggggatggggaggggtagggggaaGCCATACAGCTCGTACGAAACGCACACATGACGATGCCCCAACAGCCCCGCCGCCGACATGACTCACTCGGCAATAATCTcacttttattttgatttcgtCTAAATGGCGCACACTcgtatatatgtgtatagatcacacacacagatctctatatacatatatatatatatatatatagatctACACAGATATATAAGAGACGAGAGGCAGCAGAGCCAAATCGTTTGGCTCTTCTTTGAAACAGCCAGACCGCGTTCCCAGAGGCACAATCTCCCCCCACTTGAGACGTACTATACTATATAATATAGCATAGATATGTATAGCGTACACTTTGCAATGTGTAAATAGTAAATGCATCAACAGCCAGTGGCCAGAGGATACGTTTGAGATACTTTTTTTGCCAGCGGGCCCCCTAGCCGGCCGTATCGTAGAGTTCACTTCACTCACTGGCGGGCTGGGCTGGCTGGGCTGGCTGCTACTGCGTCAGTGCTACGAGATCTAGCAAAATGATTCCCATTATATGATCCCATACCATGCCAgccctctctcctctctcggtctctctctctctctctccttcccACCCTCTTGTGGGGCGATCTGTGTTCGAGATTTCCCAATTGCAGATGCCAACTGCATTAATCATCGAATTTGATCAATGTTCGGGGCCTGGCATCGGAATGAATTTGAATGAATCTTCATCAGGTTTTGGTTCGTCATGGAAATGGGCTGCCGGTCTCTACAGTGTGTTGCATGTAGTGGGAGGAACCAAtacccctcccctcccagAGATTTAACATCGTAAAAGTGAACCTTTTTTGGGAGGCAAAAAGTCTAtaactctctctatctctctctctcttgaatATTGAACAATATATAACCAATTTATGAACCTTTTTTGGATTTATCTATGTCTATTTACTAttctattaattttttaatctaATTTCAATTCTCAAATAATTTATAACCTTTTTTTTAATAGCTCTATAAAAATTTGTACATTTTCTTTGGTTATTATTTTGATATTATTCCttaataacaataattcaattttattaatttaaaaaaaacattattttagatttttttgtgtattttaaaatatacaaaaatcttGTACACcttttttagattttttaataactttttacatttttatatccattttttttacatttgtaaatcatttattttttacatttttatacccttttttacaatttaaattttgttttaatagtcagtaattttaaattttagaAGTGATTTTGTgtgcatttttctttttttgttgatttctaTTAGctctataaatattattttcgtCGTCTATTATGTTGATTTTTATGGGTAACAGTTTTTCAAAGAATTTATTGATAAAAAAAGTATTTAATCTTTAgtcagttttgtttttgaaaagACTTTAAATGGAAAAGGACTTCTGAATAAGCCAGTATTTAATTCGGGATATTTTATCCATATTTTTCATccattttcattaaattttttattcgAAAGAAGGCGGTGCACAAATTCCACGAAGGAGTACGTTTTAGGGCTCTGATAATTTCGGAATCCCTTTCTTTGTATGAGGACTGAATGGGAGAGAAGGGCTGTGTGGACTGTCTGGATGTGGGAATCATATAAATCATATCAAAATTCATATTGAATAGATCTCAAATCCCCCGATGAGTGATGCCATTTAGCGCGGCAATCTTTGGGCGGACAAAGCACATCCACTTAAGCCACCCCCCAGCCGCCAATCATCGAGCGATTTGCCACCCCATGGCAGGGTGGTGGGGGGCATGCGGAATGATGCCACAATATACTCATTCTGGGCGcgtcatcagcagcagcaacagcagcagcagcaatgatCCGTACGGTCTCCGCCTCTGCACCATCTCGGCACCATCTTGCCACGTCTGCCGAGGCAGTAGATCCCCGGCGAGAGTCGTCTGTTTGCTTGGATGCCTCCGTCTCGGTTTTGGtctcggtgtcggtgtcggccTCTGTGTGCCTCGGTCTGCCTCAGTCTGCGTTCGAGCGCCGTGCGGTCTTGAGTGCTCTACGAGATGTTACGGAATTGTCGGGCGACGCACCGAAACGCGCGAAACATCGTCAATTGCCGCCGGACTCTGGCCGGAATCGAGTTTGCGAATACCACACGCCCCAAGCAGATTCATATCTGACCAAGAATCCCAAACCGAAACCCCACAAAAagacccaacaacaacaacaaaaaatcaagtGAAATTTCCAACAGCTTTTACTATTTGTTTGTGGTTTGTTTTTCCCAAAAAGCGATTCTGTGGAAAATCAACAAGCACAGAGACCAGAGAAGACCAGACCGACCTCTCCCCCGAGTAACgggcggtgtgtgtgtgcgcgcgtgtgtgtctgtttctgtgtctgtgtgtgcgtgtgggggGGAAAACACGTCATCggcaaagaaaaacagaagcaACAGACATCGGAGAAAGAcagggagggagggaaagATCGATCGATCTTTCAGTTGGAAACAATGTGAAGGATTTCCTCCACATGACAcatacagcagcagccctCTAGTTTGAGTCTTCTCTCTGTATTATttgtgaaaatgaaaatgatctAGAACCAGGGGCCATTATATAGTCGAGCCCTTGAACCTTTTGGCAACTAAAGGGCGATTCCCATCGAACATTTTGCCACAGGAACCGGGAACCGGGAACCAGGAACCAAAATGTGCGACACGCGGGCTCTGATCAACACCAAACAGACCAACGATCTGCACAGTTGTTGGATCATATATAGTAGGTTATAGATTATAAGCTAAATAAACCCTTTTTTGAGGCAATTCCTTAGCGCGAGGTTACACCCAAACGATCCTTACTTTAAGGATCATTTGTAAAAGAATATTATTTCTTGGTTTCAAAATTGTTCTTATACAAATATAAACTGAACAAAAATTCTGGGAAACTTAAAGAAAATTATCTGTATCTTTTCTGTAAAATTTGTGTGAATCATTTTggaattgaaaattatttcaAGAAAATTCTgacaaatttttaattgcctttaaattgataataattttgaaatgAATACAATCTGTATACCATTATCTTTTTCTGCTTGACGTTGATTTAACAGACAATCCGTTGCCTTCTTTCAACAATATATTTCCTTTACattcaataaaattttataatattttcttCGATTTATTTAAACTTTAGTTAATTTttactgtttttgttttgtgaatGTTAAAATCCGTAATTTTTATCCATAATTTCACggatttttaaacaaaaactaattttaaaaaattttctTATAATTTCTCTACAAATTGCCACAATAAAGAAGAATATTCCATTCCAAGAAGGaataaaatactcgtaaatttctataaaatgcGCACAGATTTTATGCCTTACAAAATTATATTTCTATATTCTTTCGAAAATTGAGAACAGAATGCgttcatatacatatttctggTCGTCTACGGGGAACGTATATCTTTAGGATATTATTCCATAGTTATCGAATGAAAGAACGTTACATTGGAagcgaccgaggggcgctgccgcatgacttCCGATTTGCCTAATCGATTTCGATGCTTGCTTGAATTTATGTACGAAATTTGCATCTTTGCAGCCAAAAGCGATGGCCGCGAGCGACTCACGGTGACGGACACCAAGCCGGTGATCATGACCAGCAACGATCTGACGAACAACAACGATGCCCACGGCCATGGCCACACGAATGGATTGCTGAGCCATGCccaccagcagctggaggccgCCGATCCAGAGCAGGAGGAGATCATCAATTCGCTGGACGTGGATGCGGATGAAAACGACGGCACCGAACAGTCGCTGGCCGAAATACTCGATCCCGAGCTGCAGCCAGAGCCCCCCATACCGAACAATGCCGAGTCGCAGTCCATCTACCGTGAACACCGTCACATGGCCAAGGAGTACCTGAGCGTCGACACGAACCTCTACTATGCGCAGGACTTTAAGGACAAGCTCATACTCCAGATGGATCTCGCCGAGCGCGACCAGAAGCAGGAACTGTTGCGCAAAATCAAAGATAAGGTACATCCATCATCACTTTATATATAGTCAATTCAATTATTGTGTGTTTTGTCCGTTAGGAGGGACTCCAGAGTCTGTACAACAatttgcagcagcagtgggagAAGCTACCCGCCTCGCGACAACTGCAGGCCAGCCACAATCCGCACTtgcatccacatccccatccactGCAAGGCGCCCCTGGTCAGGTATGGGGCGGCAACGGTGGCCAGGAGGTGGGCGTGCCAGGGGGCATAGGAGGTGGACCCATAAGCGGCGTAGATACAGTCGAGAACGATGGCTGGGTGGTCATACCGCCACATCCGAACGCGTAGTCCCCGTAACCGCATTCAAATCGCATATGACTCTCTAAACAAAACTAAGTTAAAGCTGTAATATCTGTAATCCGTAATTTAATCTGTATCTCTAGCTATagaactctctctgtctgtgtgtgtttgttttttgtgaaTCGTTTTAAGCGTTTTTTTGTTAGTCTTAAGTGAGCTTTTAGCCCGTGTGTTTTTTTCATTGTACGAACTACTACCTAACCGACAACTTTCCCCAAAAAGGCATTCTCTGAACACTTAAATATTTGTAGGCTTAAACTATTGTACTATATGcattatatatacacacagacagaccagacacagacacaccagacagagacacaccagacacacacatCTGTCCAAGAACAGAGATGCCAAGGAGTAGaccaaaaacaatataaaacccatcaaaaacaaaagacaaaaataaTCCTGCTTCTTGCTTTAAGAATATTCTAGAATTTTAGGTATTCTGGATTTCAAAGGTCTAATATTTATACATGCATTCTATTCTGTTAGCAATGCATCTAATAACTTCAACTATTGACCAGCAAAACAGGCCCCAAAACGGAACGTTTAAGTTTGAGTCACAGAAAGATAAAGGATAAGTTATTTTCAGAAGATACAGATATCTATTGTAGATTCTTAAGCgcttatattttttaatttcatggCTTAAGCATACCATTCCAGACTGAGGGGCTCTGTTCATTCCTTATTCCATTGAGCTTGGCTGAATTTTGTTGAAGTTATTAGCAATGAGAGCCTCATCACGCACAcggtatgtatttttttttcatatatttttggcCATTGGCTGGCGGCTAAGAAAGAATACTTTAGAAAGGTTTCCTCTTGGCTTGAGATTTGATTCAATCTTTTCAAGGAAATGTTAATGAAGGATTTATTGAAATAGCAAACTTGGGTAGAAATTTCTTTCTTCATTCTATAAACTCTAGGAGTTCACTTTAAGAGCCTTTTGGGTATGCAACTTGAAGAATTGTAATGCAGAACACGTTAAAGATATCGCGGTAATTGTTTTAACTGAACAGCAAGGATTAATCCTACTAGAAGAACTTACACACAGCATAGTTTATAGTTAGCTTATTTACAAAATTTCCCCTGTTCAAATATAGGGCTTTTATTGGTCCGAAAAATTCGAATGAAAAGTGCCAAATACCCAAGAGGTATGCAAATTCGTAGCAGCCAGATGAAAACAATTATAATTGATTGTTTCAAAAGAGAACGTGTAAAATGttttcaaaaaaaaaggggcaCCCATGCGATATCGCAGGCGTTTGCGTAGGTCTCCTAAGAGCCGTCTATGAGCGGCATGGAATGCTTTAACATAATGATATtcatacgaatacgaatacggtTTATATTCTATGAAATATGCACTATTTTGAGCCGGTGCTTGGCACATTTATTTGTCTGTACAGGCAAGGCAGCACAGGACAGGCCTTGCCGCAGGTTGCAGGCTGCCGTGTTCTGGCTGCTGttattgtatatattattgtataattatgcTAGTTTAAAGTACATTTTTATGCTACAATTGTAGGTTTTGAGAATCGTTAAATTCGTTTACGTAGGTGCACAGTTTGTCAATGGTTTCCGCCAGTTGAGGGTTGAAAGAGACGACGAGAGAGGTACGCAGATTGAGTGTGCAGCGTCTGGTGTATTTTTTAATCGTTCGCCGCTGCAGTAAAGTGTTTAAAAAGGCGCTGAGAGAGGGTGTAGCGTGTAGTCTTCTGTGGTGTACAAAAATACATGAGTAAAGTTAAGAATCACAGATAGGAACATAGAGGCTGGCGCATGTTGACTCCCAGACATCGGAGGGCGTGTCCCACGAATCCTTGCGATGCCACCAACACTTTGTATCCACATCGTAGGCCATGGTCGCCGAGCTGGCTCGATCGATGGTCTCCGTGGAGTCGAGTCCACCCACAAAGAATATGGTGCGCCCCATCATCGCTATACCCGAGTAGAATTTGGGCGCCGGTATGCGGGTCTCCATCTGCCACGTATTCGTCTTGATGCTGTACGCATAGATGTGCTGCACAAGGACACGGGCCTCCGCCTGATTCTCGTGCCAACCACCGCAGGCAAAGATCCGATCATTTAAGGCCACCAGGACATGATCACAGCATTCGGTGGGCATCGGTGCGAGCTCCACCCACGTATCGGCCTTTGTGTCAAAGCACCAAAAGCTGGACAAAATGACGGCCATATATATGCCACCTGGAACAAGGATACAATTAAGGAAACGCCTTGAAGCAAATGCTCGTGAAACCTACCGGAGATATACAGTTTGTCGCCGACAACGACGCCAGCATGCTGACTGCGATTCTCCTGAAGGCAGGGCATATACGACCACTTGTTGTCGGCCAGTGAATAGCGCTCCACATTCGAGACACGGCGCATACCCTCCTCGGAGGTGTCGTCGTTCTCCACAATGCCACCCACCGCATACAGATACTGATTGCCGACGGCATTCAGCGAGAAACGGCAACGATCCAGCTGGATGGGTGCTATGGTCACCCAGGAGTTGCGCAACGGGCAGTAGCGAAAGCCAAACGGATGGATATACTCCTTGAGGCACACATCATAGGCCCCGCCGACAATGAACAGCTCGTTGTTGAGCACGGCAGTGCCAAAGTTGCCTGCAAGAGGAGGAGCACTCATTTAGGGTTAACGATTCAAGGCATCATTCGAGGGACTCACATTGATCAATATGGGGTATGGTCGTCAGTTCGTACCACTTCATTTTCGATGGAGAAAAGCACATAATCTCATTGGTTAGACCCTTCCACTCGAAGCCGCCTATTTTGAGGAGACTCAGCTCCATGCCACGCAAATTGGTGGGCAAGTCTCTCAGCGTCTGATCCTCCAGAGCCAGCTCCCCCTTGATGAGACGGGCCAGATACAGTTCACGTATGCGATCAAAGTATTTCGATGGCAGCCGACGCTTCACCTTGTCATCGATCGAACAGTTCATGGCCGCCACCAGGTGCAGCTCCTTGTAGTTGATGTGCGGCCAGTTGATGAGGCACAGCAGGTCAAAGGCCACTGCATCCTCCAGCCGCTGGTCCAGGCAGTACGTGGCCACCAGACGCGCCAGCTCCTGCTCGCTGACATCGATCGGATAGTTGCTGTTCAGTATGAAGCGCATCTGATCGACGCTCATCTCCTTGAAGTCCGGCCCCGCCGAAAACTCCTTAAAGTGGGCGCACACATAGCGAAAGGCACGCGCCGATAGCCCCAGCTGGCCGTAGATCTCCGCCATGGTGGCCACGGCCAAACAATTGTCCAGCCCAATGCGATGCTGCAGGAAGAACGTGCAACGGTCGATCACATCCCGCACCTGGACAATGCTGGAGGCGGCCAGTGTCTCCTCGATGTTGTCGATGTTGAGCTCTAGGCGACCGGTGTATATATACTCTAGGATGGAGCCCATGGCTCGCCCTGTGATCCCATGCAGAGCAATCTCCTTCTTGCGCGTCTCGATCATGGCACAGTCGGCGAACATGGCGCAAAAGTAGTCGCTGCTGGCAGCCAAAACCACGCGATGGGCCTGAAAAAGGGAACAATTATAGATCGAGGGAACACTCAAGGTTTTAGGAAGGTTTTtagtgagagagtgagacgCGGCGCACCTGGTAGCGTATGCCACCTGCAATGAGTGTGACATCGGTGAGCTTCTCTTCGAGACGCAGCTTGTTCAGCCCGCTCAAAAGGCTGTCCTCCTCGGCATTGGTTTGCGTGTGGGCCGATGACATGGTGAACCACAGAACAGAACCTTAATCAATATGGGTCCCCGTCACTCCCAAGGTTGGGGAAACCCGTACGCTGCGacctccagctgctgccggTTCCGGGCGATAAGAGTGAGACTGAATGCCTGCTactataattaaaaatgtttgttgTTGATAGCAAAGGCCCTGGGGCGTCGCTGGAAGGGGGAGAGAGCGCTGCGCTGTTTCACAGTCGAACTGTTTGTGGTTCTGTGGTCCGTCGTTTCTTCTGCAGTTTCTGCGCACCCAAATTCGTATCTTAAGAGTTTATAAGTTGTGCTACAATCGTTATTTACAGGCTAAACAATTTTCCAGCCCTTTTCCCGCtgcacttttctttttttaccCCTTTTCCTTACGACCAGTGTGATCGCGGATTTATCGTCactaccgtccgaccctcagaaatataccaaaatatattgTTAATAAACGGaagaattcaagttctattttacatattcctcgtttttgatattccgtcgaatattattagctagataGACCATtttgccatgcccacataactTTATACGATctattaatcaattttctacttgactggcctATTCTAAACACTTTCATTTCTTTATATCTCTATAcagttgaaaatgaaatttattatatggatgaaattgacaaaatataccattatataccgatataccgaaatatatcGTCTTGTGATCTAAATTTACCGTACATATACCGATGAACAAAACGGGGTTATTGGGGTTAAGTGTTAATATTAAGTAAAGTTAAGTTATTAGCCGCCTTCATTTAAATACATGCTAAACTTAGTTAATCCGGGTAAAGTAATACTGTGTGGGAATtattcttgtagatccatccGATCTTTCCATCCATCCTTCTtcttttacaaaaaaaattacatacaTCCCTCCGATATCTGCGCTAAATTTCTTCAGGATTCATAATTTTATTGGAAAGCAGTTTTATACCGACTGGTACACACTGAGTTAATCGTTCATTCCATGCCCAGAAATCAAATTCGTCAAATTCGATAATCGGCTTAATATTACTAGATAGTGGCCTTAGTGGTgaacatacatttgtatccGATTGATACATACTTTTCTACAAGAAACATTAATTTTAAGTACTCTTTTTCATTGTATTGTGTCTAATATAAGGTTTAAACGAAAACGGTCAAGCCTATTTTTACATAGTCACTACTCGGTAACTACACTTTTGATACATATCAACTACATAAGTTCATTGCGATATAATATATATCGTCCTATAGAAGAAATCGAACACCACTGTCCCTCAACATGGCGCGGATTGAGCAAAATTCTGCATGGATATTATGGAAATGAGAAAATGCCTCTGTTTTCTCTGTTTGAAAGCTATTTAACGATATTTTGCAGTTTATTGTCTTCTAACGGGGATCAAGAATCGGTGTTTGGATCGagtcatatatatgtacaagaCACTAATTATGTGCAAGAATATGTCTAAGACATATCAATCTAAGAAAAGGTTTTTCTTAATTACGCTTTAAAACAACTTGTAAACTAGtacttcatataaaattaaaggAATAGGGCATACAATTGCCCATACACTGGTTGACAAGCTACAGGTACATTCTACGTTGCCACTGTTTTTTTATTGTCCTTTCTTGCTTAAGCTGTGCCTTGGACACAATACAATCAAAATAAGTActtaaatgtaaataattttgtagaaaacttattcatcaatggcgggaaattatgtgggcatggctgaGAGTTTCACCTATCTAGTAATATTAAAtagaatatcaaaatcgagaaATATGGAAAATGAGTAATTCGTCGGTACATTTACGGTTTAtgcgacggtatatttctgatgttcagacggtatattttatcgataaggccgcggtcacactgattttcttgccaccatgtctagctcacacaccttgcaaattttatacttttcatataaaatatattttaagacGCGTTATGGACTCACCCTCTTGTGCAATGCACTAATGTAGAAACCGAGTAGAAATGCAATTTAGAGCCATGTCCGAGGCCACATCGATTACTAATTCGCGACTAGCATCGAATTCCTGATcaattgccatcaaaatctaaattttttcaaaaacgTCGGACAAGAGGCAAGTCAAAAAGTAGTTAATGGAGAAttttcacactggcgcttccatgGGGCTTATATTAAAAAACCCCTTCAGGTGTCGCATTTGgtaattacataaaaatgtagttaatatgtagcaaatgtgtattTACCGTGTAGTTACCAAGTAAAGACAAGAATTTAGTGGAAGTTGTTGTTGACCggttttgtttaaaccttattttacaAGCAATGCGATAAAGAtgaaaacttaaatttaactAGTCTTGCAGAAATTTGTTGTATTACGCCGTTGAAACTATAAGTTCTGAGCTGAAGATCCAAGCTAGCTAGTAATAAAAcaccgaatatcaaaaacgaggaatatcaTGCACCTTGCATACAAATAagtcgtcagtatatttacggtatattttgatatttgtGACGTAGTTCGGTATTGAGGGTCAGCGCCGCTTGGTTTTGCATCGCGCCGCGGACGAAATAAGTGATATTTTCGACCATTAATAattgtgtttgttttatttttggttgaatcattaattaattaatagcTGTAAATacgaaagagcagcagcaaaagcaacaaacaacTGTGTCGCGGCCGTGGCGtgagttcaactttttttcttgtgtgtgttttatgcttttttttgtcttcTGGGGAATCGTGCATTTTGAAGAGCGAAAGGAAAAAGCGAAAAGTGTTCAAAAGTGCGTCTGTCGTTAGCGAGAAGGGGGCGGTTGTATGTTGTGGGGAGAGTCAGTAAAAGCGGTtgatgaagaagaagaatgaGAGGAAGTTGTGGCGGGAGGCattcaaatcaaaaaatatatattcgtaatatattttctatatatgtatgcatatattttttttcctaCGCTGCCGCCAATTAATGCCATCGGCGGCAGCGACGCCAAGCAGTGtcacaaaaacaacaccaacacaaatcaaaaaagcaaaaaattaaGAGTAAAAAGAGCGGCGGCTGCAAAAACAATTATATTTTTGCAATGTGAGcattaaagaaaataaaactgcTCTTTAAACAAATATGCGAACggcaaacaacagaaaaaaacataaCAACACGATGAAGTAGAAGAAGGAATGAAGGAAATAAGAGAAGCGGCAGAGAGTCGGAGGTCccaaaaaaatgtgtgtgcttgtgtttgtgtgtgtgtgtgtgtgtgtttgtgcgtgcGGCGCGCCACATGAGGAAATGGTCAGCGTCGACGTTGGCAGCGTGCGCTTAgttacaaaaaagaaaaacgaaagaaaaccacagcgaaaacaacaacaagaaaaccTGACTCATTTTGTTGTTATCCTCCAATTACTGTTATTCTTATCAGCCGCAGAATAAAaaagtgtgcgtgtgtgtgtgtgttttttggttCTTTTACTTTCTGCTTCTTCCACTTCTAATCcacactcccctccccccgcatACGTTATCCTGCAGTCAGTCAAACGAAGAGtaaaaagacaaaaaataaaattagagTAAAAGCAACGGTATAACAAAACAAGGATCGGAGCAGCAACGGcagtgaaaaaaaagagaagcaaaGCAGCAGGCAGTCGCACGACGCAGACGACGATCAGCAGAGAGGAGCGGCAGCGCAACAGGaaccacctctctctctctctctctctcacactcttgTGCGCTCTTTCTCCCGGTAAGTTCTgcccctctctgtctcgcttAAATGTTGTTTATTTGAGAATAATTTGAAATTGTATTTTGGTGTGAAtctaaacaaaaaacgaatgTGGTGGAAATCGAACGAAATCGAGATGGGAAAAATCACGAAATGAGTAGAAAGCAGGATagggaaaaaagcaaaaggaagCGGAG
The sequence above is a segment of the Drosophila pseudoobscura strain MV-25-SWS-2005 chromosome X, UCI_Dpse_MV25, whole genome shotgun sequence genome. Coding sequences within it:
- the LOC4814846 gene encoding kelch-like protein 22 yields the protein MSSAHTQTNAEEDSLLSGLNKLRLEEKLTDVTLIAGGIRYQAHRVVLAASSDYFCAMFADCAMIETRKKEIALHGITGRAMGSILEYIYTGRLELNIDNIEETLAASSIVQVRDVIDRCTFFLQHRIGLDNCLAVATMAEIYGQLGLSARAFRYVCAHFKEFSAGPDFKEMSVDQMRFILNSNYPIDVSEQELARLVATYCLDQRLEDAVAFDLLCLINWPHINYKELHLVAAMNCSIDDKVKRRLPSKYFDRIRELYLARLIKGELALEDQTLRDLPTNLRGMELSLLKIGGFEWKGLTNEIMCFSPSKMKWYELTTIPHIDQCNFGTAVLNNELFIVGGAYDVCLKEYIHPFGFRYCPLRNSWVTIAPIQLDRCRFSLNAVGNQYLYAVGGIVENDDTSEEGMRRVSNVERYSLADNKWSYMPCLQENRSQHAGVVVGDKLYISGGIYMAVILSSFWCFDTKADTWVELAPMPTECCDHVLVALNDRIFACGGWHENQAEARVLVQHIYAYSIKTNTWQMETRIPAPKFYSGIAMMGRTIFFVGGLDSTETIDRASSATMAYDVDTKCWWHRKDSWDTPSDVWESTCASLYVPICDS